The DNA window GACCAAGCACCTTGTGCATACTGGCATGGTATATGGCAGTTCCATTCCTTTGATTCCCGGTCTTTTTGATCTGACCCATGTACACAATCCCGGTGGAGCCTTCGGTTTCCTTGCGGGGCAGAGTGAGCTGATCCGTAAGATAGTCTTTATTTTTGTCTCTGGCCTTGCCACCCTGATGATTCTCTATTTCTATCACAGAACACCCATGAATTTTCTGTGGCTGCGGACGGGTCTGGCTTTGATATTCGGCGGGGCTGTGGGAAACATGACCGACCGCATACGTTTTGGTTACGTGATAGATTTTTTTGATGTGTACTGGAAAACCTGGCACTGGCCGGCCTTT is part of the Desulfobotulus mexicanus genome and encodes:
- the lspA gene encoding signal peptidase II, whose protein sequence is MINQRIVFLLWVASFVVLTDQVTKHLVHTGMVYGSSIPLIPGLFDLTHVHNPGGAFGFLAGQSELIRKIVFIFVSGLATLMILYFYHRTPMNFLWLRTGLALIFGGAVGNMTDRIRFGYVIDFFDVYWKTWHWPAFNVADSAICVGMGIFVFHVLFKKLPEGF